A stretch of Haloprofundus halophilus DNA encodes these proteins:
- a CDS encoding gas vesicle protein K, with product MPTVDIDGEDASDGLFALVVAVVEILVDALEREAIRRMESGSLTDEEIERLGSHLAQLESEIDRLKEEIGVGDDVDRLRGDLDALVNDALLDLRDGELGVESR from the coding sequence ATGCCGACGGTTGATATCGACGGCGAGGACGCCTCCGACGGCCTGTTCGCGCTCGTCGTCGCCGTCGTCGAGATACTGGTCGACGCGCTCGAACGCGAGGCGATTCGGCGCATGGAGTCCGGGTCGCTCACCGACGAGGAGATAGAGCGCCTCGGCAGCCACCTCGCGCAGCTGGAGAGCGAGATCGACCGGCTGAAGGAGGAGATCGGCGTCGGCGACGACGTTGACCGCCTGCGCGGCGACCTCGACGCGCTGGTCAACGACGCGCTGCTCGACCTCCGAGACGGCGAACTGGGGGTCGAGTCGCGATGA